In a single window of the Luteibacter rhizovicinus DSM 16549 genome:
- the dinG gene encoding ATP-dependent DNA helicase DinG → MLTDDTKAAIRAAYARLKDGLAGFRGRASQLKMIAEVAKALGEPGGAAVIEAPTGTGKSMAYLIAGLEVARAQKKKLVIATATVALQEQLVQRDIPQYLTLCGVEAKVALAKGRARYLCPRNLRMAGSEPSAQGGFEFDADVALWARPPAERDTKAVAKLSAAFESREWNGDIDTSPEPLSDLVRGMVTTSAGGCTGRKCGAFAVCPFFVARRLIGEADIVVANQDLVLADLTMPRDEDTFGGVILPKPEETLYIFDEAHHVPAKAIDRGAADVHLATAVRRIGRLQNQIHAAYSLTDKESIGNLSLEAGDEKLMLMSGSLEEIEREIRMSWTPSSSETEPVFRASLGQLPENWKMHAEHLHLVTKDIQRWLRTVRRTVVEMEAGGPTQEALSRELGVALERLDRQVRTWYAWSSDDRENAPPLARWVTMTPEQQLVCHASAVSAGGLLRTVLWDNASAVVMTSATLSAGGNFRGFADSVGLPNDAVTLSLPSPFDLEKQATLTVPALTTMPDDREGHAREVSGWLAKNLDWDAGNLVLFTSRAKLDRVLQILPIEFVRKVRAQGSLSKAQLIAEHREDIEAGKGSTLFGLASFGEGLDLPGKLCETVVVTQLPFAVPTDPVGATYAEWLESRGRNPFIEVSVPDATRILTQYCGRLIRTETDTGRIVLLDRRVITKRYGTGMLRALPPFARNIERVA, encoded by the coding sequence ATGCTCACCGACGACACCAAAGCCGCGATCCGCGCCGCTTATGCGCGATTGAAGGACGGCCTTGCGGGGTTCCGCGGTCGTGCCTCGCAGCTCAAGATGATCGCCGAGGTGGCCAAGGCCCTGGGCGAACCCGGCGGTGCCGCGGTCATCGAGGCGCCGACCGGTACCGGTAAGTCCATGGCCTACCTGATCGCCGGGCTGGAAGTGGCCCGTGCCCAAAAGAAGAAGCTGGTCATCGCCACCGCCACCGTGGCCTTGCAGGAACAGTTGGTGCAGCGGGATATCCCCCAGTACCTCACCCTGTGCGGTGTCGAGGCCAAGGTGGCCCTGGCCAAGGGCCGCGCGCGCTACCTGTGCCCCCGCAACCTGCGCATGGCCGGCTCGGAGCCGTCCGCCCAGGGCGGCTTCGAGTTCGATGCCGACGTCGCGTTGTGGGCGCGTCCACCTGCGGAGCGCGACACCAAGGCCGTCGCGAAACTCAGCGCGGCCTTTGAATCGCGTGAGTGGAACGGCGATATCGACACCAGCCCCGAGCCACTTTCCGACCTCGTGCGCGGCATGGTGACGACCAGCGCCGGCGGCTGCACGGGTCGCAAGTGCGGTGCCTTCGCGGTCTGCCCGTTCTTCGTCGCCCGCCGGCTCATCGGTGAGGCGGATATCGTGGTCGCCAACCAGGATCTGGTGCTGGCCGACCTGACCATGCCGCGCGATGAAGACACTTTCGGCGGCGTGATCCTGCCCAAGCCGGAAGAAACCCTCTACATCTTCGACGAGGCACATCACGTGCCCGCGAAAGCGATCGACCGCGGCGCTGCCGACGTGCATCTGGCCACCGCCGTGCGCCGCATCGGGCGCCTGCAGAACCAGATCCACGCGGCCTACTCGCTCACCGACAAGGAAAGCATCGGCAACCTCTCGCTCGAAGCCGGCGATGAGAAGCTCATGCTGATGTCGGGCTCGCTGGAAGAAATCGAACGCGAGATCCGCATGTCGTGGACGCCCTCGTCCAGCGAAACCGAACCCGTGTTCCGCGCGTCGCTGGGCCAGCTTCCGGAAAACTGGAAGATGCATGCCGAGCACCTGCATCTGGTGACCAAGGACATCCAGCGCTGGCTGCGCACGGTGCGCCGCACCGTCGTCGAGATGGAGGCTGGCGGCCCCACGCAGGAAGCGCTCTCGCGCGAGCTTGGCGTAGCGCTCGAGCGTCTCGATCGTCAGGTCCGCACCTGGTACGCGTGGTCGTCCGACGATCGCGAGAACGCGCCACCGCTCGCACGCTGGGTCACCATGACGCCCGAGCAGCAACTCGTCTGCCATGCCTCCGCCGTCTCTGCCGGAGGCCTGCTGCGCACCGTGCTATGGGATAACGCCTCCGCCGTGGTGATGACCTCGGCCACGCTGAGCGCCGGCGGCAACTTCCGCGGCTTCGCCGATTCGGTCGGCCTGCCCAATGATGCGGTGACACTCAGCCTGCCTTCGCCGTTCGATCTGGAGAAGCAGGCGACGCTCACCGTGCCGGCACTGACGACCATGCCGGACGATCGGGAAGGCCATGCGCGCGAAGTGTCGGGCTGGTTGGCCAAGAACCTCGACTGGGACGCCGGCAACCTCGTGCTTTTCACCTCGCGGGCCAAGCTCGATCGCGTGTTGCAGATTCTCCCTATCGAGTTCGTCCGCAAGGTGCGCGCGCAAGGTTCGCTTTCGAAGGCGCAGCTGATCGCCGAGCATCGCGAAGACATCGAGGCTGGCAAGGGCAGCACCTTGTTCGGCCTGGCCTCGTTCGGCGAAGGCCTCGACCTGCCGGGCAAACTCTGCGAAACCGTCGTCGTCACGCAGCTTCCGTTCGCCGTGCCCACCGATCCCGTCGGGGCGACTTACGCGGAGTGGCTGGAGTCGCGCGGACGCAATCCCTTCATCGAAGTGAGCGTGCCCGATGCCACGCGTATCCTCACGCAGTATTGCGGCCGCCTCATTCGTACCGAAACCGACACCGGCCGCATCGTGCTGCTCGATCGCCGCGTGATCACCAAACGCTACGGCACAGGCATGCTTCGTGCGCTACCGCCTTTCGCCCGCAACATCGAGCGCGTCGCATGA
- a CDS encoding DUF2188 domain-containing protein produces the protein MASSSAQLFIPYSESTQGPWIVRRASLPLGRYASQSMAIAAAEALAPGLSDNLGRPVEIHVQQSDGTWEEHTYVVAGLVAGSPIPSVGINRHA, from the coding sequence ATGGCTTCGAGCTCCGCACAACTGTTCATTCCATATAGCGAATCGACACAGGGACCGTGGATCGTCCGCCGTGCCTCCCTGCCCCTCGGCCGTTATGCGTCGCAGTCCATGGCGATCGCTGCCGCCGAAGCCCTGGCCCCCGGCCTGTCCGACAACCTGGGCCGTCCGGTCGAGATCCATGTCCAGCAATCCGACGGCACGTGGGAAGAACACACCTACGTCGTCGCCGGCCTCGTCGCCGGTAGCCCGATCCCCTCTGTCGGTATCAACCGTCACGCCTGA
- a CDS encoding DNA-3-methyladenine glycosylase I, with the protein MTDGTTRCAWGESDELMRAYHDTEWGVPEYDGRKLWEKLVLDGFQAGLSWRTILARRDGFRRAFEGFDPERVAAYGADDVARLLADAGIIRSRSKIGAAINNAKAYLAMRDKGEDFARFCWDAVGGQPILWEGPVPPNSPLSEHISKALRQRGFTFVGPTIVFAWLEATGLINSHAPDCFRRRDVARQTLCPKG; encoded by the coding sequence ATGACCGATGGCACGACCCGCTGCGCCTGGGGCGAGTCCGACGAACTCATGCGCGCCTACCATGACACCGAGTGGGGCGTGCCTGAGTACGACGGGCGCAAGCTGTGGGAAAAGCTGGTCCTCGACGGTTTCCAGGCCGGGCTGTCGTGGCGCACCATCCTCGCGCGCCGGGACGGTTTCCGGCGCGCCTTCGAGGGCTTCGATCCGGAGCGCGTCGCCGCGTACGGCGCGGACGATGTCGCCCGCCTGCTCGCTGACGCCGGCATCATCCGCTCGCGCAGCAAGATCGGCGCGGCGATCAACAACGCGAAGGCCTATCTCGCCATGCGCGATAAGGGCGAGGATTTCGCGCGCTTCTGCTGGGACGCGGTCGGCGGTCAGCCGATCCTCTGGGAGGGGCCGGTGCCACCGAACAGCCCCCTCTCCGAACACATCTCCAAGGCGCTACGCCAGCGCGGCTTCACCTTCGTCGGGCCCACCATCGTTTTCGCCTGGCTCGAGGCCACCGGCCTGATCAATTCGCATGCCCCGGACTGCTTCCGGCGCCGGGACGTGGCACGCCAGACGCTGTGCCCCAAGGGTTAA
- a CDS encoding DUF1993 domain-containing protein yields the protein MTLSAYDASVPVFVRGFRVLTELLDKAEAQADGSRLIEARLAPDMLTLAGQVQRASDTAKFAIARIGEVQPPSFEDNETTFADLRKRIDSTVAWLESVDRAVIEAGEARPLSRKFKDTEHSFTAASYLLTFAIPNFFFHVTTAYDILRHNGVAIGKLDYLGFNA from the coding sequence ATGACCCTTTCCGCTTACGACGCTTCCGTCCCCGTCTTCGTCCGCGGTTTCCGCGTGCTGACCGAACTGCTGGACAAGGCCGAGGCCCAGGCCGATGGCTCTCGCCTCATCGAGGCCCGCCTGGCCCCCGACATGCTGACCCTGGCCGGTCAGGTGCAGCGCGCCAGCGATACCGCCAAGTTCGCCATCGCCCGCATCGGTGAAGTCCAGCCGCCTTCCTTCGAGGACAACGAGACCACCTTCGCTGACCTGCGCAAGCGCATCGACAGTACCGTGGCCTGGCTGGAGTCGGTGGACCGCGCCGTCATCGAGGCGGGGGAAGCCCGTCCCCTCTCGCGCAAGTTCAAGGACACCGAGCACAGCTTCACCGCGGCCTCCTACCTGCTGACCTTTGCCATCCCGAACTTCTTTTTCCACGTGACGACGGCGTACGACATCCTCCGCCACAACGGCGTGGCCATCGGCAAACTGGATTACCTCGGCTTCAACGCATGA
- a CDS encoding ABC transporter ATP-binding protein: protein MSPLEATPSSPDAIVSVRGLSKHYKSGLQALNKVDLEIRRGEIFALLGPNGAGKTTLISIICGIVNGSEGSVHVDGHDIVHDYRAARGLIGLVPQELSTDAFETVWATVKFSRGLFGKAPNPVHLERILRDLSLWEKKDSKIMALSGGMKRRVLIAKALAHEPRVLFLDEPTAGVDVELRHDMWEMVRRLRESGVTIILTTHYIEEAEQMADRIGVINRGEIVLVEEKHTLMQKLGKKQLTLSLQSPLAAVPEGLSEWPLDLSDDGQCLTYTFDTQGNDTGIAMLLRKLGELGIDFKDLHSSESSLEDIFVSLVRGGV, encoded by the coding sequence ATGTCGCCACTCGAAGCCACCCCATCCTCGCCCGATGCCATCGTCTCGGTGCGCGGGCTTTCCAAACACTACAAGAGTGGCCTGCAAGCGCTCAACAAGGTGGACCTGGAGATCCGTCGCGGGGAGATCTTCGCCTTGCTGGGTCCCAACGGTGCCGGAAAGACCACGCTGATCAGCATCATCTGCGGGATCGTCAACGGCAGCGAAGGCAGCGTGCATGTCGACGGCCACGACATCGTGCACGACTACCGCGCGGCACGCGGCCTGATCGGCCTGGTCCCGCAGGAGCTCTCCACCGATGCTTTCGAAACGGTCTGGGCCACGGTGAAATTCAGTCGCGGCCTGTTCGGCAAGGCGCCGAACCCGGTGCACCTGGAACGCATCCTTCGCGATCTCTCGCTGTGGGAAAAGAAGGACTCCAAGATCATGGCGCTGTCCGGCGGCATGAAGCGTCGCGTGCTGATCGCCAAGGCGCTCGCGCACGAACCGCGCGTCCTGTTCCTGGATGAGCCCACGGCCGGCGTCGACGTGGAGCTGCGTCACGACATGTGGGAAATGGTCCGTCGCCTGCGCGAGTCGGGCGTCACCATCATCCTCACGACCCATTACATCGAGGAAGCCGAGCAGATGGCCGACCGCATCGGCGTCATCAATCGCGGCGAGATCGTACTGGTGGAAGAGAAACACACGCTGATGCAGAAGCTCGGCAAGAAGCAGCTCACGCTGTCGTTGCAGAGTCCACTCGCGGCCGTGCCCGAGGGCCTGAGTGAGTGGCCGCTGGACCTGTCCGACGACGGCCAGTGCCTCACCTACACCTTCGACACCCAGGGCAACGACACCGGCATCGCCATGCTGCTGCGCAAGCTGGGCGAGCTGGGTATCGACTTCAAGGACCTGCACTCCAGTGAGAGCTCGCTCGAGGATATTTTCGTGAGCCTGGTGCGGGGTGGCGTATGA
- a CDS encoding ABC transporter permease has protein sequence MNIHAIRAIYRFEMARTFRTLMQSIASPVLSTSLYFVVFGAAIGSRMGAIGGVSYGAFIIPGLIMLSLLNESISNASFGIYMPKWAGTIYELLSAPVSYVEVVIGYVGAAATKSVILGLLILLTARFFVAYEIQHPIWMLAFLILTAVTFSLFGFIIGLWADDFQKLQVVPLMVITPLTFLGGSFYSISMLPPVWQKITLFNPVVYLVNGFRWSFYGQADVNVLVSAGATVGFLLVCLGVVWWIFRTGWKLKS, from the coding sequence ATGAACATTCATGCGATCCGCGCCATCTATCGTTTCGAAATGGCCCGTACCTTCCGCACGCTGATGCAGAGCATCGCCTCGCCGGTACTGTCGACGTCGCTGTACTTCGTCGTCTTCGGCGCCGCCATCGGTTCGCGCATGGGAGCGATTGGCGGGGTGAGCTACGGCGCCTTCATCATTCCCGGCCTGATCATGCTGTCGTTGCTCAACGAGAGCATCTCCAACGCCTCGTTCGGCATCTACATGCCGAAGTGGGCCGGCACGATCTACGAGCTGCTGTCGGCGCCCGTGTCGTATGTGGAAGTGGTGATCGGCTACGTGGGTGCGGCGGCGACCAAGTCGGTGATCCTCGGCCTGCTGATCCTGCTCACGGCGCGCTTCTTCGTCGCCTACGAGATCCAGCACCCGATCTGGATGCTGGCCTTCCTGATCCTCACCGCGGTGACCTTCAGCCTGTTCGGTTTCATCATCGGCCTGTGGGCTGACGACTTCCAGAAGCTGCAGGTCGTGCCGCTGATGGTGATCACGCCGCTCACCTTCCTTGGTGGCAGCTTTTACTCGATCAGCATGCTGCCGCCGGTCTGGCAGAAGATCACGCTGTTCAATCCCGTCGTGTATCTGGTCAACGGATTCCGCTGGAGCTTCTACGGCCAGGCCGACGTGAACGTGCTGGTCAGCGCCGGCGCGACGGTGGGCTTCCTGCTGGTTTGCCTGGGCGTGGTCTGGTGGATCTTCCGCACCGGCTGGAAGCTCAAGAGCTAA
- a CDS encoding DUF1993 domain-containing protein, producing the protein MSISMYQTSVPVLVRALNNLAAILAKGAAHAAERNIAPEVLLHTRITPDMFPLIRQVQIATDMAKGAGARLAGVEPPKMEDNETTFDELQARIATVIAQLQAYTPAQIDGSEDRTILLKTRGGEQSFRGQDYLLGFVLPNVYFHITTAYAILRGVGVVLGKTDFIGK; encoded by the coding sequence ATGTCCATCTCCATGTACCAGACCTCCGTGCCCGTCCTCGTGCGCGCCCTGAACAACCTCGCTGCCATCCTCGCCAAGGGCGCAGCCCATGCCGCGGAACGCAACATCGCGCCGGAGGTGCTGCTCCATACGCGGATCACGCCGGACATGTTTCCGCTGATCCGCCAGGTACAGATCGCCACCGACATGGCCAAGGGTGCAGGCGCCCGCCTCGCCGGTGTCGAGCCGCCGAAGATGGAAGACAACGAGACCACCTTCGACGAGCTGCAGGCTCGTATCGCCACCGTCATCGCCCAGCTGCAGGCGTACACGCCGGCACAGATCGACGGCAGCGAAGACCGCACGATCCTGCTGAAGACCCGTGGCGGCGAGCAGAGCTTCCGCGGCCAGGATTACCTGCTGGGCTTCGTCCTGCCGAACGTGTACTTCCACATCACCACCGCCTACGCGATCCTGCGCGGCGTGGGCGTGGTGCTGGGCAAGACCGATTTCATCGGTAAATAA
- a CDS encoding FUSC family protein: protein MSPSEPHDGPRQSLLRLIRLGQAQAALDRLARDMPLHRRMGQGLMMAVKVLAASLLSYAIGRALHTEQAFWAAITAIAVTQPHFGDTRGAARDRCLGTAIGAVAGLLGLWIGGPGEIFSFSLALGLVTLACWTAGAGPAARLGGITATIVLLVPSQGPSWEIAFYRLGEVALGTLCAIAVGWLASFIETRVMRDPEKTPDAQA, encoded by the coding sequence ATGAGTCCCTCCGAACCGCACGACGGGCCCCGCCAGTCCCTGCTCAGGCTGATCCGCCTGGGTCAGGCCCAGGCCGCGCTGGACCGGTTGGCCCGTGACATGCCGTTGCACCGCCGCATGGGCCAGGGCCTGATGATGGCGGTCAAGGTACTCGCCGCGTCGCTGCTGTCGTACGCCATCGGTCGCGCCCTGCACACCGAGCAGGCCTTCTGGGCGGCGATCACCGCCATCGCCGTCACCCAGCCGCACTTCGGCGACACGCGGGGCGCCGCACGCGACCGCTGCCTCGGCACGGCTATCGGTGCCGTGGCGGGATTGCTCGGACTATGGATTGGTGGCCCGGGCGAGATCTTTTCCTTCAGCCTGGCACTCGGCCTGGTTACCCTGGCCTGCTGGACCGCGGGAGCAGGCCCGGCCGCGCGCCTGGGTGGCATCACCGCGACCATCGTCCTGCTCGTGCCCAGCCAGGGACCGTCGTGGGAGATCGCGTTCTATCGTCTGGGCGAAGTGGCCCTGGGCACCCTGTGTGCCATCGCGGTCGGCTGGCTCGCCTCGTTCATTGAAACGCGCGTCATGCGCGACCCGGAGAAAACACCCGATGCTCAGGCCTAA
- a CDS encoding VIT1/CCC1 transporter family protein, whose product MLRPKHREHHRLDRIGWLRAAVLGANDGILSTSSLLVGVASAQATSGSVLLAGVAGLVAGAMSMAAGEYVSVRSQADSEQAELDLESRELRDDPTGEHKELTEIYVRRGLDRALAHDVAEQLMKHNALEAHARDELGLSVTTSAKPLQAAAASAVSFASGAILPILAAVWSPPEHLASITVGVSLLALAILGAISARLGGANTSRSVARIVFWGALAMALSAAVGRLFDAAV is encoded by the coding sequence ATGCTCAGGCCTAAGCACCGCGAACACCACCGGCTGGATCGTATCGGCTGGTTACGCGCGGCGGTGCTCGGCGCCAACGACGGCATCCTGTCGACATCGAGCCTGCTGGTAGGTGTGGCATCCGCACAGGCCACCTCGGGCAGCGTGTTGCTGGCCGGTGTCGCCGGACTGGTCGCCGGCGCGATGTCGATGGCGGCGGGCGAGTATGTCTCGGTCCGCTCGCAGGCCGACAGCGAGCAGGCGGAACTGGACCTGGAGTCGCGGGAACTCCGCGACGATCCCACTGGCGAGCACAAGGAGCTCACCGAGATCTACGTGCGACGCGGGCTCGATCGTGCACTCGCGCATGACGTGGCCGAGCAGTTGATGAAGCACAACGCCCTCGAGGCGCATGCACGCGACGAACTCGGCCTGTCGGTGACGACATCCGCGAAGCCGTTGCAAGCAGCAGCAGCCTCGGCGGTGAGCTTTGCATCGGGTGCGATCCTGCCCATCCTCGCAGCGGTGTGGTCGCCGCCGGAACATCTGGCCTCGATCACCGTGGGCGTATCGCTACTCGCGCTTGCCATTCTCGGTGCGATCTCGGCTCGCCTTGGCGGCGCAAACACGTCGCGCAGCGTCGCGCGTATCGTCTTCTGGGGTGCGCTGGCGATGGCTTTGTCGGCTGCGGTCGGCCGACTTTTCGACGCGGCCGTCTGA
- a CDS encoding GGDEF domain-containing protein: protein MRLDNQVWESRYHEAVDRLSREEAQWRTAESLLRQLVGCLGRAAHGAHDQVDPHIERLSGALQGPMDAMALEPLVNGLTEAMNNLGARPRGTHAERSIAITRVTRTEHGSSVQSALSRLVDRIIVLPRLADRANELRHDVADAGDLVALATCGDRLADLINEQRLGLQREIDALQAVLRHVTSRLDELSQYMSRELADQSTGEANGQALDASVAHEMRLLSEAALEYDDVHDLRERVNLCLETIAQCFSEFRDREGTRLTAYRDRAEKMRQRIEQLETERNTLQRSLEREHELAQTDTMIGMPNRLAYEKRIEAAFESWQTTTRPLSIAAIDIDHFKSINDTYGHTAGDAVLRIIGQALVKHVRPCDFVARYGGEEFIVLFDGADEAESMQVCERLRGKIQHLAFHASRQPVRVTASIGLAQFQPGDTPQTVFDRADLALYTAKNGGRNRCVAG, encoded by the coding sequence GTGCGTTTGGACAACCAGGTCTGGGAAAGCAGGTATCACGAGGCCGTCGATCGGTTGAGTCGTGAGGAGGCACAGTGGCGGACCGCCGAGTCCCTGCTGCGCCAACTCGTCGGCTGTCTCGGTCGTGCCGCCCACGGTGCCCACGATCAGGTCGACCCGCATATCGAACGTCTTTCCGGTGCCCTGCAGGGCCCCATGGACGCGATGGCCCTCGAGCCCCTGGTCAACGGCCTGACCGAGGCCATGAACAACCTGGGAGCGAGGCCCCGAGGCACCCACGCGGAGCGGTCGATCGCGATCACCCGCGTGACGCGCACGGAGCACGGTTCCTCCGTGCAATCGGCGCTGAGTCGGCTGGTCGACCGGATCATCGTGCTGCCGCGCCTGGCCGACCGGGCCAACGAACTGCGCCACGACGTGGCGGACGCTGGCGACCTGGTCGCCCTGGCGACCTGCGGCGATCGCCTCGCCGACCTCATCAACGAGCAACGCCTCGGCCTCCAGCGCGAGATCGATGCCTTGCAAGCCGTGCTTCGCCATGTCACCAGCCGGCTGGACGAACTTAGCCAGTACATGTCACGCGAACTGGCCGACCAGTCCACCGGCGAAGCCAATGGCCAGGCCCTGGATGCCTCGGTCGCCCACGAAATGCGCCTGCTCAGCGAAGCCGCGCTCGAGTACGACGACGTGCACGACCTGCGCGAGCGGGTGAACCTCTGCCTGGAAACGATCGCGCAATGTTTCAGCGAGTTCCGCGACCGCGAAGGCACGCGCCTCACCGCGTATCGCGACCGCGCCGAGAAGATGCGCCAGCGCATCGAGCAGCTGGAAACCGAACGCAACACCTTGCAACGGTCGCTGGAGCGCGAGCACGAACTGGCGCAGACCGACACCATGATCGGCATGCCCAACCGGCTCGCTTACGAGAAGCGCATCGAAGCCGCGTTCGAGAGCTGGCAGACCACGACGCGTCCGCTCAGCATCGCCGCGATCGATATCGATCATTTCAAGAGCATCAACGACACCTACGGCCACACCGCCGGCGACGCCGTGTTGCGCATCATCGGCCAGGCACTGGTCAAGCACGTGCGCCCCTGCGACTTCGTCGCGCGTTACGGCGGTGAGGAATTCATCGTCCTGTTCGACGGCGCGGATGAAGCCGAATCCATGCAGGTGTGCGAGCGCCTGCGCGGCAAGATCCAGCATCTCGCCTTCCACGCCAGCCGCCAGCCGGTACGCGTGACAGCCTCCATCGGCCTGGCCCAGTTCCAGCCGGGTGACACGCCGCAAACCGTGTTCGATCGCGCCGACCTCGCGCTGTATACGGCGAAGAACGGCGGTCGCAACCGCTGCGTCGCGGGCTAA
- a CDS encoding cation:proton antiporter, with protein MSTTELFLIAMTIILGLPYLIWRVFRTDYWAPLVVVQILTGILLGPGVLGKVFPAYYATVFAPPVIAALNGIAWWAVMVFVWIAGIELDLREVWKQRRECGTTAALALGAPLLTGCLAAVGMLAWRAGWMGDAASTWQFVLGIGMACAVTALPILILLMEKMGILREPLGQRVLRYASLDDLAIWAVLAIILLDWQRVGHQIAFLAVFGVAAWLFRRLMARVPEMDRYFLGLVWLAACGYGADWCGLHFMVGAFLAGAVMEREWFDLDRLDGLRHNVLLVVMPVYFLSTGLRTNWQIGGTAVFVAAALLLVASVVGKLAGVGVAGKLLGWKRGDAWTVGWLLQTKALIMIIFVNVLLDRRIITSETFTALLLMAVASTMLTVPIVAPRLKRANPGDFS; from the coding sequence ATGAGCACAACCGAACTGTTCCTGATCGCGATGACGATCATCCTTGGCCTGCCTTACCTGATCTGGCGCGTGTTCCGAACCGACTACTGGGCGCCCCTGGTGGTGGTGCAGATCCTGACCGGCATCCTGCTCGGACCGGGCGTGCTGGGGAAAGTCTTTCCGGCTTATTACGCGACGGTGTTCGCGCCCCCGGTCATCGCTGCCCTCAACGGCATCGCGTGGTGGGCGGTGATGGTGTTCGTCTGGATCGCCGGCATCGAGCTGGATCTGCGCGAGGTGTGGAAACAGCGGCGCGAGTGCGGTACCACGGCCGCCCTCGCCCTGGGCGCGCCCTTGCTCACCGGCTGCCTCGCCGCCGTCGGCATGCTGGCGTGGCGCGCGGGGTGGATGGGTGACGCGGCGAGCACCTGGCAATTCGTCCTCGGCATCGGCATGGCCTGCGCGGTGACCGCGCTGCCGATCCTGATCCTGCTGATGGAGAAAATGGGCATCCTGCGCGAGCCGCTGGGCCAGCGCGTGCTGCGTTACGCCAGCCTGGACGACCTTGCGATCTGGGCCGTGCTCGCGATCATTCTGCTCGACTGGCAACGGGTGGGCCACCAGATCGCCTTTCTCGCCGTGTTTGGCGTGGCGGCGTGGCTGTTCCGCCGCCTCATGGCACGCGTCCCCGAAATGGACCGTTATTTCCTCGGTCTCGTCTGGCTCGCCGCCTGCGGTTATGGCGCGGACTGGTGCGGACTTCACTTCATGGTCGGCGCCTTCCTTGCCGGTGCGGTGATGGAACGCGAATGGTTCGACCTCGATCGCCTCGACGGCCTGCGACACAACGTGTTGCTTGTCGTGATGCCGGTCTATTTCCTTTCCACCGGTTTGCGCACGAACTGGCAGATCGGTGGCACGGCGGTCTTCGTCGCCGCGGCGCTCCTGCTGGTGGCCTCGGTGGTCGGCAAGCTCGCCGGTGTCGGGGTTGCCGGCAAGCTCCTCGGCTGGAAGCGTGGCGACGCGTGGACGGTGGGCTGGCTGCTGCAGACCAAGGCGCTGATCATGATCATCTTCGTCAACGTGCTGCTCGACCGGCGCATCATCACCAGCGAAACCTTCACCGCCCTGCTGCTCATGGCGGTGGCGAGCACCATGCTCACCGTACCCATCGTGGCACCCCGACTTAAACGCGCTAACCCCGGTGATTTCTCGTAG
- a CDS encoding TetR/AcrR family transcriptional regulator, producing MKASLGTIVREARELFRHHGYDGASMQDLATKVGLKKASLYTRFPTKEALVPEVLTLTNDELFVDLPAGDPLAAYALVLERIARGLSEQTRCVGLHLAYGASGPDTPEAALAVRGFFTGQRERLAALIAPSVGETRARELAGDAIARLEGATVWTVIEGDAAPMGRALRLSVEELASTLRR from the coding sequence ATGAAAGCAAGCCTGGGTACGATCGTGCGTGAGGCACGGGAGCTGTTTCGCCACCACGGCTACGATGGCGCCTCGATGCAGGACCTCGCCACGAAGGTCGGCTTGAAGAAGGCCAGCCTCTACACGCGGTTTCCCACCAAGGAAGCCCTGGTGCCCGAGGTGCTGACGCTCACCAACGACGAGTTGTTCGTCGATCTGCCGGCAGGCGATCCTCTCGCCGCCTATGCCCTGGTGCTAGAACGGATCGCCCGTGGCTTGTCCGAGCAGACCCGTTGCGTCGGGCTGCATCTGGCCTATGGCGCATCGGGGCCGGATACACCCGAGGCGGCGCTAGCGGTCCGTGGGTTCTTCACCGGTCAGCGCGAGCGGTTGGCGGCCTTGATCGCGCCATCGGTCGGCGAGACGCGGGCGCGCGAATTGGCGGGGGATGCGATTGCGCGGCTGGAGGGGGCGACGGTGTGGACGGTGATCGAGGGGGATGCGGCACCGATGGGGCGGGCGTTGCGGTTGTCGGTGGAGGAATTGGCGAGCACCCTTCGCCGATAA